One window of Fusobacterium polymorphum genomic DNA carries:
- the uvrC gene encoding excinuclease ABC subunit UvrC, which produces MDIGKLDIPESPGVYLMKKNDKVIYVGKAKNLKNRVSSYFNRVHENEKTNELVKNIEDIEFFLTNTEIDALLLENNLIKKYSPKYNILLKDEKTYPFIKISKEDFPSIKIVRTTKALDIKSGEYFGPYPYGAWRLKNILMKLFKIRDCNRDMKKVSPRPCLKYYMKSCTGPCVYKDIKEEYNRDVENLKQVLRGNTSKLINELTTLMNKASQDMDFEKSIIYREQIKELKSIANSQIIQYERELDEDIFVFKTILDKTFICVLNMRDGKILGKSSTSIDLKNKITDNIYEAIFMSYYSKHILPKSLVLDAEYENELSVVVKALTNEESKKKEFHFPKIKSRRKELLDMAYKNLERDLETYFSKKDTIEKGIKDLHDILELKRFPRKIECFDISNIQGKDAVASMSVSIEGRAAKKEYRKFKIRCKDTPDDFSMMREVIERRYSKLPDIEFPDVILIDGGLGQINSAGEVLERLGKIHLSELLSLAKRDEEIYKYGESVPYSLSKDMEALKIFQRVRDEAHRFGITYHRKLRSKRIISSELDKIDGIGEVRRKKLLTKFGSISGIKKASIDELKEIIPEKVALEIKNKIK; this is translated from the coding sequence TTGGACATTGGTAAGCTAGATATTCCAGAATCACCTGGGGTATATTTGATGAAAAAAAATGATAAGGTTATCTATGTGGGAAAGGCTAAAAATCTTAAAAATAGAGTTTCTTCATATTTTAATAGAGTTCATGAAAATGAAAAGACTAATGAACTTGTTAAAAATATTGAAGATATAGAGTTTTTTCTTACCAATACTGAAATAGATGCCTTATTATTAGAAAACAATTTAATAAAAAAATATTCTCCTAAATACAATATACTTTTAAAAGATGAAAAGACTTACCCTTTTATAAAGATAAGTAAAGAAGATTTTCCAAGCATAAAAATTGTTAGGACAACAAAGGCTTTGGATATTAAAAGTGGAGAGTATTTTGGACCATATCCTTATGGTGCTTGGAGATTAAAAAATATTCTTATGAAATTATTTAAAATAAGGGATTGTAATAGAGATATGAAAAAGGTATCTCCAAGACCTTGTTTAAAATACTATATGAAAAGTTGCACTGGACCTTGTGTATATAAGGATATAAAGGAAGAATATAATAGAGATGTTGAAAATTTAAAACAAGTTTTAAGAGGTAATACAAGTAAATTAATAAATGAATTGACAACATTGATGAATAAAGCCTCTCAGGATATGGATTTTGAAAAATCAATAATATATAGGGAACAAATAAAAGAACTAAAATCTATTGCAAACTCTCAAATAATACAATATGAAAGAGAACTTGATGAAGATATATTTGTATTTAAGACTATTTTAGATAAGACTTTTATCTGTGTTTTAAATATGAGAGATGGAAAAATTTTAGGTAAATCATCCACTTCAATAGATTTAAAAAATAAAATTACTGATAATATCTATGAGGCAATTTTTATGTCTTACTATTCAAAACATATATTACCTAAAAGTTTAGTTTTAGATGCTGAATATGAAAATGAATTATCAGTTGTTGTTAAAGCCTTAACTAACGAAGAAAGTAAGAAAAAAGAGTTTCATTTCCCTAAAATAAAAAGTAGAAGAAAAGAATTACTTGATATGGCATATAAAAATTTAGAAAGAGATTTAGAAACTTATTTTTCTAAAAAAGATACTATTGAAAAGGGAATTAAAGATTTACATGATATTTTAGAATTAAAAAGATTTCCTAGAAAAATTGAATGTTTTGATATATCTAATATTCAAGGTAAGGATGCTGTTGCTTCTATGAGTGTTTCTATTGAAGGAAGAGCAGCAAAAAAAGAATATAGAAAATTTAAAATTAGATGTAAGGATACACCAGATGACTTTTCAATGATGAGAGAAGTTATTGAAAGAAGATATTCAAAGTTACCTGATATAGAATTTCCAGATGTTATATTAATTGATGGAGGTTTAGGACAGATTAATTCAGCTGGTGAGGTTTTAGAAAGATTAGGAAAAATTCATTTAAGTGAGCTTTTAAGTTTAGCAAAAAGAGATGAAGAAATTTATAAATATGGAGAATCTGTTCCATATAGTTTAAGTAAAGATATGGAAGCTTTAAAAATATTCCAAAGGGTTAGAGATGAAGCACATAGATTTGGTATAACTTATCATAGAAAACTTAGAAGTAAAAGAATTATTTCATCAGAGCTTGATAAAATAGATGGAATAGGAGAAGTAAGAAGAAAAAAATTACTTACAAAATTTGGTTCAATTTCTGGTATTAAAAAAGCAAGTATTGATGAATTAAAGGAAATAATTCCAGAAAAAGTTGCATTAGAAATAAAAAATAAGATTAAATAA